From one Callospermophilus lateralis isolate mCalLat2 unplaced genomic scaffold, mCalLat2.hap1 Scaffold_96, whole genome shotgun sequence genomic stretch:
- the LOC143641331 gene encoding LOW QUALITY PROTEIN: uncharacterized protein LOC143641331 (The sequence of the model RefSeq protein was modified relative to this genomic sequence to represent the inferred CDS: substituted 6 bases at 6 genomic stop codons) — protein sequence MVTVNRAQNLSFTVKRWTWQTLCASEWPALGVEWPPGRSFHLPLIRKVRDTVFQPGPHGHPDQQPYILTWQDLCEFPPICVKPFLVSVPIPVSSPTILSLKPSAPPPRPSVLPESQDLTLLDSTLPPYHLPMLPNPQFVLGDPPAADSGTPPLEVFGSDQSPPRDFPAAVTATTAAAAPPPPKEPGPAKGTRRRCTMNNSEAPVMLPLRSYGPTIDDGHGGEMQAYQYWPFSSSDLYNWKNNNPPFSEDPTRLTGLVESLMFSHLPTWDDCQQILGTLFTTEERERILLEARKNILGPDGRPTQLPNVIEAGFPLNRPNXDPNTFEGRKHLSTYCRALVAGLRAAARQPTNLAKVREIIQGPNESPSMLLERIMEAYRRYTPFDPQAGGQKASVAMAFIGQAALDIKRKLQRLDGLQDMTLRDLVREAEKVCYKRETEEENEQRREKEREHKEDERNIRQTKALAKVLVTLTDRPEVRKQGDRKGYLGPRQRLPLASDQCAYCKEKGHWAKECPKKKQSRQPTMLTLEDDXESRGSDPPPPELRVTFEVEGTPVNFEVDTGAVYSALKAPLGPLSNKRSLVQGANGSKYWAWTTKRTMDLGRGKVHHFFLVIPECLAPSMGRDLLTKLQAKITFNPDGPQVEFLNPSVKTPIVTALTMSVEDEHQLFTAPGTDQIGKLPQRXIKYYPDAXAETAGLGLAIKQPPIVVELKASASPISIKQYPLSKEARDGIRPHIQKCLALGVLRPCQLAWNTPLLPVRKPGTGDYRPVQDFREINNRVQDIHPTVPNPYNLLSTLNLEWIWYTVLDLKNAFFCLLLHKDSQLLFAFEWIDLETGTSGQLTWTRLPQGFKNSPTLFDEALHRDLNDFRTAHPEVTLLQYVDDLLLAANTRENCESGTQALLSELAQLGYRASAKKAQICQQEVIFLGYSLRGGKRWLTESRKXTVVQIPPPSDKRQLREFLGTAGFCRLWIPVFASLAAPLYPLIKGDAQFQWTPEHQQAFNNIKRVLLSAPALALPDVEKPFTLYIEEKKGIARGVLTQTLGPWKRPVAYLSKKLDPVARGWPHCLRAIAAAALLIKDADKLTLGQKLTIIAPHALESIIGQPPDRWLSNSRITHYQSLLLDKARITLGTPAPLNPATLLPEESSGPITHDCQHILAEETSVGRDLKDQPLPRPEVIWFTDGSSFLQDGKRRAGAAVVNKTNVIWSSGLPEGTSAQKAELIALTKALELASGIRATIYTDSRYAFNTAHVHGAIYQQRGLLTSARKEIKNKDEIFHLLSAVKGPKELAIVHCQGHQKGNDPVAVGNRRADEEAKLAALNAVTLLAVSTPGEQRLGDLAAGEHSGNLWPGDTDTELRNPTEPSLHFQKAQLYVKYVHQLTHLGSKKLQALLKDKRKDLLLTDLQRKEIAEQVTRACQVCQLVNEYPSKFPVGKRLRGTRPGQFWEVDFTEIKPARYGLKYLLVFVDTFSGWVEAFPTKKETAQMVVKKILEDIFPRFGLPKVMGSENGPAFVAQVSQGLARALGINWKLHCAYRPQSSGQVERMNRTIKETLTKLSLETGIKDWTMLLPYALFCARNTPSISLCNLTPYEILYGAPPPIRDLTPTLRLNDSFHTPLLNRLKALEHTQRCLWKWLATAYQPGDKVIPHGYHLGDFIYVRRHQVSSLEPCWKGPYQVLLITPTAVKVDGIVPXIHASHLKPVPCPDSGWKLEQTGNPLKLCVHHVGLFDWDLPDIEDPTQIPFDPKPGQHHHGVTICIMDVIAHIIGVD from the exons GGCTCAAAATCTTTCTTTTACagtgaaacgctggacctggcagacactCTGCGCTTCAGAATGGCCCGCCCTCGGAGTTGAATGGCCCCCAGGGCGGTCTTTCCACCTCCCTCTAATCCGCAAAGTCAGAGATACTgtttttcagccagggccacatggcCATCCAGACCAGCAGCCATATATTTTGACCTGGCAGGACCTTTGTGAATTTCCTCCCATAtgcgtgaagcctttccttgtctcaGTTCCTATTCCAGtgtcttcccccacgattctatcactcaaaccttccgcTCCTCCCCCTCGtccctctgttcttcctgagtcacaggaTTTAACTTTATTGGACTCCACCCTCCCTCCTTATCATTTACCCATGCTCCCAAACCCCCAATTCGTCTTAGGTGACCCTCCTGCAGCTGACTCGGGCACCCCGCCGCTAGAGGTGTTTGGGTCAGATCAAAGCCCTCccagggacttccccgcagcagtgaCAGCAACAacggcagcagcagcccctcccccaCCGAAGGAGCCTGGGCCAGCTAAAGGGACCCGCAGGCGGTGTACAATGAACAACTCAGAAGCCCcggtgatgcttcctctccgttctTATGGGCCCACAATAGATGATGGGCACGGAGGAGAAATGCAAGCTTACCAATACTGGCCTTTTTCCTCCTCAGATTTATACaattggaaaaataacaatccccctttttctgaggaccccacccgaCTTACAGGTTTAGTCGAGTCGCTGATGTTCTCACACCTGcccacttgggatgactgccaacagatTCTGGGGACTCTCTTTACAACAGAGGAACGGGAGAGAATCCTCTTAGAAGCCCGAAAGAATATTcttggaccagatgggagaccaaCCCAACTTCCTAACGTCATTGAAgctggcttccccttaaaccgacccaactgagaccctaacacctttgaaggtaggaagcatctgtccacttattgccgggctcttgtAGCGGGTCTCCGAGCGGCTGCTAGGcagccaactaatttggccaaggtaagggaGATTATTCAGGGACCCAATGAATCTCCCTCCATGttgctggagagaattatggaagcatataggagatatactccctttgatcctcaggcagggggccaaaaggcatctgttgcaatggctttTATtgggcaggctgccctagatattaagagaaagttacaacgtttaGACGgactacaagatatgaccttaagagatttagtcagagaggctgagaaagtatgttataagagagaaactgaggaagagaatgaacagaggagagagaaggaaagggaacacaaggaagatgagagaaacataaggcagactaaagcattggctaaggtgctGGTCACACTCACAGACAGGCCAGAAGTtagaaagcagggagacaggaagggatacctgggcccacgccaaaggctgcccctggcttcagaccaatgtgcctactgtaaagaaaaaggacactgggccaaagagtgtccCAAAAAGAAGCAGTCACGTCAGCCTACCATGCTAACCCTAGAAgatgactaggaaagtcggggctcggatccccccccccctgagctcagggtaacttttgaggtggaggggaccccagtgaactttgaagtagatacaggagcagtatattcagccctcaaggccccactgggccctttaTCTAATAAAAGATCCCTAgtgcaaggggctaatggcagtaaatattgggcttggacaacaaagaggactatggacctaggaagggGAAAAGTTCACCacttcttcctagtaatcccagaatgcctggccccgtcGATGGGCAGGGACCTACTCACCAAGCTCCAggctaaaataacttttaaccccgatggtccccaagtggagtttctaaacccCTCAGTAAAGACCCCCATAGTCACAGCTttgactatgtcagtagaagatgaacatcaactcttcacggCCCCTGGGACCGATCAAATAGGTAAACTACCCCAAAGATGAATAAAGTATTATCCTGATGCctaggcagaaactgctgggttaggtttagctataaaacaacctccaatagtagtagaattaaaagcttctgcctctccaatcagtattAAACAATATccactaagcaaagaagctagagATGGGATAAGACCTCATATTCAGAAATgcttggctcttggggtcctaaggccctgtcaattggcctggaatacCCCTCTGTTAcctgtaagaaagccaggaactggggactaccgtcctgttcaagactttagggagatcaacaacagagtgcaggacattcaccccacagtacctaatccatATAACttacttagcactctgaatctggagtggATATGGtatactgtgctggacttaaaaaatgctttcttctgcttgctcctgcacaaggacagtcagttgttgtttgcttttgaaTGGATAGACctagaaacaggaacatctggccaactaacatggactagactcccacaggggttcaaaaactcccctactctctttgatgaagctctccacagagacctcaatgacttcagaactgcacaccccgaagtcaccctactccaatatgtggatgatctgctgctggcagccaacactagggagaactgtgagtctgggacccaagcactattatccgagcttgctcagcttggatatagggcttctgctaaAAAAGCCCAAATCTGTcaacaagaagtaatcttcctgggttattcacttaggggtggcaaacgatggcttacTGAGTCCAGAAAatgaactgttgtgcagataccgcccccatctGATAAGAGAcagctcagagagtttcttgggactgctggcttttgtaggttatggattcctgtgtttgcgtctttagctgcccctctatacccgctgataaagggggatgcccaattccaatggacccctgaacaCCAACAGGCTTTCAATAATATCAAAAGGGTGCTGCTATCTgccccggccttagcactcccagatgtagaaaaacccttcactctctacatcgaggaaaagaaaggaatagcacggggagtgctcactcagactctgggaccttggaaaaggccggtagcatacttatcaaaaaaattggacccagtggctaggggGTGGCCTCATTGCCTAagggctatagcagcggcagcccttttaATAaaggatgctgataaattaacgttgggacagaagctgactataatagccccccatgccctggagagcatcatcggtcagcctccagacaggtggctatcaaactccagaataacccATTACcaaagcctcttgcttgacaaggcCAGAATAACTCTGGGAACCCCTGCTCCActtaacccggctacactgctgccagaagaatcatcaggacctatcACTCATGATtgccaacacatactggcagaggagacCAGTGTAGGAAGAGACttaaaggatcagccactgccccgCCCTGAGGtcatatggtttacggatgggagcagcttcctccaagatggtaagcggcgggctggagcagcagtggtTAACAAAACTAATGTTATCTGGTCCTCTGGCCTTCCAGAAGGAACATCAGCTCAAAAAGCAGAGCTAATTGCCCTTACAAAAGCACTGGAGCTAGCATCAGGCATAAGAGCAACTATAtatactgatagccgctatgcattcaacactgctcatgtgcacggggctatataccagcaaagggggctactaACCTCTGCcaggaaggaaataaagaacaaagatgagatcttcCACCTTCTCTCGGCAGTAAAAGGCCCTAAAGAAttggctatagtgcactgtcaggggcaccagaagggaaatgaccctgtggcagttggaaacaggcgggcagatgaggaagctaagctggcagcCCTAAACGCAGTGACCCTGTTAGCTGTTTCCACACCAGGGGAACAACGACTGGGAGACTTAGCTGCcggggaacattcaggcaacttatggcCTGGGGACACAGACACCGAACTCCggaatcctacagagccaagtttacatttCCAAAAAGCCCAACTCTATGTCAAAtatgtacaccagctcacccatttaggctcaaagaagttacagGCACTCTTGAAAGACAAAAGAAAGGACTTGTTGTTGACTGACTTGCAGAGAAAAGAAATAGCTgaacaggtgactagagcttgtcaagtctgccaattagttaatgaatACCCATCCAAGTTTCCAGTAGGAAAGCGCTTGAGAGGGACCAGACCTGGAcagttctgggaagtggactttactgaaatcaagccagcaaggtatggacttaagtatctcctagtctttgtagatactttttcaggatgggtcgaagccttccccacgaagaaagaaacagctcagatggtggtcaaaaagattctggaagacatctttccaagatttggactgcctaaggtaatgggGTCGGAAAATGGACCGGCgtttgtggcccaggtaagtcagggattggccagggccctggggattaattggaagttacattgtgcctatagaccccagagctcaggacaggtagaaaggatgaatagaaccatcaaagagaccttaacaaaattaagcctagagactggcataaaagattggactatgctcctaccttatgcactgttttgtgcaagaaataccccctccatctctttgtgtaacctcaccccctatgaaattctctatggtgcccctcctccaatcagGGACCTGACCCCAaccctgagacttaatgattcctttcacacccccttgcttaacagacttaaagcccttgaacacacACAGCGATGCCTGTGGAAATggctggccactgcttatcagcccggAGACAAGGTAATCCCACACGGATACCAtttgggagacttcatctacgtgagacgacatcaggtgtcatccctggaaccttgctggaaaggaccataccaggtgctgcttataacgcctacagcggtaaaagtcgaTGGGATCGTTCCCTAGattcatgcctcccatctcaagcctgtgccctgtccagactccggctggaaactggaacagactggtaaccctctcaagttgtgtgttcatcatgtgg GCCTTTTTGACTGGgacctccctgacatagaggaccccacacagatcccgttCGACCCCAAGCCAGGGCAACATCACCACGGGGTAACCATATGCATTATGGATGTCATCGCCCACATCATAGGTGTCGACTAG